From Rhodamnia argentea isolate NSW1041297 chromosome 10, ASM2092103v1, whole genome shotgun sequence, a single genomic window includes:
- the LOC115739900 gene encoding uncharacterized protein LOC115739900, whose product MEFEGMYRQPQRPKYDCLLFDLDDTLYPVSSGLAASCRKNIGDYMIEKLGIDEGKIDTLCNVLYKNYGTTMAGLRAIGYDFDYDDYHSFVHGRLPYENLKPDPVLRSLLLSLPYRKIIFTNADKIHAVEALSRLGLEDCFEGIICFETLNPVHKNSASDDEDDIEFAGLPNTTRSSDTGSEIFDIIGHFSGHSAGSGLPKTPVVCKPSEDTIERALSVANINPQRTIFFEDSVRNIQAGKRVGLQTVLVGTSNRPKGADYALENIHNLREAIPELWEFEVKSEVGYSGKVAVETSVTA is encoded by the exons ATGGAGTTCGAAGGGATGTACCGGCAGCCTCAGAGGCCTAAGTATGATTGTCTCTTGTTCG ATCTCGACGACACCCTCTATCCCGTAAGCTCTGGCCTTGCCGCATCATGCCGCAAGAACATCGGAG ATTATATGATTGAAAAGCTTGGCATAGACGAGGGCAAGATCGATACCTTGTGCAACGTTCTATACAAGAATTATGGCACAACAATGGCTGGTCTTAGG GCAATCGGCTACGACTTCGATTATGATGACTACCACAG TTTTGTCCATGGGAGACTGCCCTACGAGAACCTAAAACCCGACCCGGTCCTGAGGAGTCTTTTGCTCAGCCTGCCTTACCGGAAAATC ATATTCACGAATGCAGACAAGATTCATGCAGTCGAAGCACTAAGTAGGCTCGGACTTGAAGACTGCTTCGAAGGGATTATTTGCTTCGAGACATTGAATCCTGTTCACAAGAACTCtgcatccgatgatgaagatgatattGAGTTTGCGGGATTGCCGAACACAACCAGAAGCAGTGACACCGGGTCTGAGATATTCGACATAATTGGGCATTTCTCCGGACACAGTGCCGGGTCAGGACTACCAAAAACCCCTGTTGTTTGCAAGCCATCAGAAGACACCATCGAGCGGGCTCTCTCGGTTGCCAACATCAATCCCCAGAGAACA ATTTTCTTCGAGGACAGCGTTAGGAACATCCAGGCTGGGAAGCGAGTCGGCCTTCAAACTGTGCTG GTTGGCACTTCTAACAGGCCAAAAGGTGCAGACTATGCACTTGAGAACATCCACAACTTGAGGGAGGCAATCCCAGAGCTTTGGGAATTCGAAGTGAAGTCTGAAGTGGGTTACTCTGGCAAGGTTGCTGTGGAAACGTCTGTGACAGCTTAG